Proteins co-encoded in one Desulfovibrio aminophilus genomic window:
- a CDS encoding HAMP domain-containing sensor histidine kinase translates to MRPTALLSRIPLATRIAVAIGFGLIVAMIAVLVLFANTIRDYEEREWNKALGTMCEMLHEAVKHAAPPETAPDAPETLREIRDIMDKVAKAFNMMLWLEDDAGNRPVRIGADAIPRLELGESSRMGRLTMRDVDCSTGYCGWVEMPTELAGKQFWIRGYLRDDPAVDSLVTTFLYGLGGIGLLGALLSIPLARRIAVPLRKLEESALRMARGDLSQRVEIRGGDEVGRLGAAFNAMADGITRSFGAIRDLNANISHQLRSPLTRIAMIAELARTGLEQGKTADAALKLQGIQEEIVILDGLIERILRLSRQDLRDRAAQAAGVDLTSMIREHCRRIAPLLEAKDADIILERLDPAEFTGPPEDYDTLVVNLLDNAAKYVTPGGRVRVAVLEGGDHVEFSVRNTCRRFQAEELEAMFEPFRRLDQDAAQGYGLGLTLARGAAERLGAAILPANGLDGLEMRVRLPLRAPGPSPLPGGPV, encoded by the coding sequence ATGCGCCCCACCGCCCTTCTCTCACGCATCCCCCTGGCAACCCGCATCGCCGTGGCCATCGGCTTCGGCCTGATCGTGGCCATGATCGCCGTCCTTGTCCTCTTCGCGAACACGATCCGGGACTACGAGGAGCGGGAATGGAACAAGGCCTTGGGAACCATGTGCGAAATGCTCCACGAGGCGGTGAAGCACGCGGCCCCTCCCGAAACCGCGCCGGACGCGCCCGAGACGTTGCGGGAGATCCGGGACATCATGGACAAGGTGGCCAAGGCCTTCAACATGATGCTCTGGCTGGAGGACGACGCGGGCAACCGGCCGGTGCGCATCGGCGCGGACGCGATCCCGCGCCTCGAACTCGGTGAGTCGTCGCGCATGGGACGGCTCACCATGCGGGACGTGGACTGCTCCACGGGCTACTGCGGCTGGGTGGAGATGCCCACGGAACTGGCCGGAAAACAGTTCTGGATTCGGGGCTACCTCCGCGACGATCCGGCGGTGGACTCCCTGGTCACGACCTTTTTGTACGGGCTGGGCGGCATCGGCCTGCTGGGGGCCCTGCTCTCCATTCCCCTGGCCCGGCGCATCGCGGTCCCCTTGCGCAAGCTGGAGGAATCGGCCCTGCGCATGGCCCGGGGCGACCTCTCCCAGCGGGTGGAAATCCGCGGCGGCGACGAGGTCGGACGGCTGGGCGCGGCCTTCAACGCCATGGCCGACGGCATCACGCGCTCCTTTGGAGCCATCCGCGACCTCAACGCCAACATCTCCCATCAGCTGCGCAGCCCGCTTACGCGCATCGCCATGATCGCCGAGCTGGCCCGCACGGGCCTGGAGCAGGGCAAAACCGCCGACGCGGCTCTCAAACTCCAGGGAATACAAGAAGAAATCGTCATTCTCGACGGGCTCATCGAGCGCATTCTCCGACTCTCCCGCCAGGACCTGCGCGACCGCGCGGCCCAGGCCGCCGGCGTGGACCTCACCTCCATGATCCGGGAGCATTGCCGCCGAATCGCCCCCCTGCTGGAGGCCAAGGACGCGGACATCATCCTCGAACGCCTGGACCCGGCCGAGTTCACCGGCCCGCCGGAGGACTACGACACCCTGGTGGTGAACCTCCTGGACAACGCCGCGAAGTACGTGACCCCCGGCGGGCGCGTCCGGGTGGCCGTGCTGGAGGGCGGCGACCACGTGGAGTTCTCCGTGCGCAACACCTGCCGCCGTTTCCAGGCCGAGGAGCTGGAGGCCATGTTCGAGCCCTTCCGCCGCCTGGACCAGGACGCGGCCCAGGGCTACGGCCTGGGGCTCACCCTGGCGCGCGGCGCGGCCGAACGCCTGGGCGCTGCCATCCTTCCGGCCAACGGCCTGGATGGGCTGGAGATGCGGGTGCGCCTGCCCTTGCGGGCCCCTGGTCCGTCCCCCCTGCCCGGAGGCCCCGTCTGA
- a CDS encoding response regulator — protein sequence MDNGKRILVIDDDTRLQDLLREYLQAEGFEVSAHHDGRTALAAAEQAAPDLVVLDIMLPGQNGLDILRDLRQDSRLPVIMLTARGDDADRIVGLELGADDYLAKPFNPRELLARIRAVLRRAEAPQPETPPRLEVAGLKLDAGRQELTVEGERIPLSSTETRLLGELMRHPGTEFSRDDLMRRVWGREFVTYDRSIDVHISKLRGILKPFPAHADRIRTVWGKGYIFLD from the coding sequence ACGACGACACCCGTCTGCAGGACCTCCTGCGGGAATATCTTCAGGCCGAGGGCTTCGAGGTCTCCGCGCACCACGACGGCCGCACGGCCTTGGCGGCGGCGGAACAGGCCGCCCCGGACCTCGTGGTCCTGGACATCATGCTCCCCGGCCAGAACGGCCTGGACATCCTGCGCGACCTGCGCCAGGACTCGCGGCTGCCGGTCATCATGCTCACCGCGCGCGGCGACGACGCGGACCGGATCGTGGGCCTGGAGCTGGGCGCGGACGACTACCTGGCCAAGCCCTTCAATCCCCGCGAGCTGCTGGCCCGCATCCGGGCCGTGCTGCGCCGGGCGGAGGCCCCCCAGCCCGAAACCCCGCCCCGCCTGGAGGTGGCCGGGCTCAAGCTCGACGCCGGCCGCCAGGAATTGACCGTGGAGGGGGAGCGCATACCGCTCTCCAGCACGGAAACGCGCCTGCTCGGCGAACTCATGCGCCACCCCGGCACGGAGTTCAGCCGCGACGACCTCATGCGCCGCGTCTGGGGCCGGGAGTTCGTGACCTACGACCGGAGCATCGACGTGCACATCAGCAAGCTGCGCGGCATCCTCAAACCCTTCCCGGCCCACGCGGACCGCATCCGCACGGTCTGGGGCAAGGGATACATCTTCCTGGACTGA